In Symmachiella dynata, the following are encoded in one genomic region:
- a CDS encoding serine/threonine-protein kinase — MNTNDPESQLSVRQQLLIDETCVRFEDRWQSSDMLHIEELIADVEGTLRLQLLDELLRLDWGLLRQNGQRPSRSQYIKRFPEYSQEIDSLWNKDVRELKIGSRKQVTPPQMARVTRIQKKPKGLGVRAARFREELEVDLFPLVHLKTTAAKQLKRRIRLVKRLELHPGVRKVVSADFHGNGTSARLEMIPEQTLSKLLDDQTQAQTLKSISISFQLASVLVAGHSIGLVHGNLKPSSIYLRADDSILIDFLDEACTADASDLQFQGTDAYFTAPEVAQGMRKAASDVYSLAAILTWMFRAVANDPSAAITFSCDRLVECLPQNSQFIAAIDSLCAAIEQGRHPVSSQRPTASEMLEPLGQMAQLLGIDTSEIEQALLNSCAGSTASVIQSMSCFASSHTNQVAAIELGPDSRLGRYRILEKLGEGGMAEVYRAIDSADESTVAIKILKPDVVGDGESLRRLRKEARMLGEISNPHVVRLLDIQEDAGVRYIVMEYVAGDNLRSLIKQSAPMDEMTALMIIRDAARGLAEAHRLGIIHRDIKPENILLDSQSASQFLQESAKNKFSDSCTLQACSDWQVKLTDFGLARHVEQTESLNMTLSGMIVGTIAYMSPEQFGEANKIAPAADVYALGATLFEMLTGSRPYPADNLMELVQLHSIGPLPDLTHSNPSATPEIAQFLRRALAKNPAERYLDASQFLEDMERLLDGLLKTSQPVVSY, encoded by the coding sequence ATGAATACGAATGACCCAGAATCACAGCTGTCCGTTCGCCAGCAACTGCTCATCGACGAAACGTGCGTCCGTTTTGAAGATCGGTGGCAGAGCAGCGATATGTTGCATATCGAGGAGCTGATTGCTGATGTCGAAGGGACCTTGCGTCTGCAACTTCTTGACGAATTGTTGCGGTTGGATTGGGGATTGCTGCGGCAGAACGGACAACGCCCCAGTCGCTCACAATACATCAAGCGATTTCCCGAATACTCGCAAGAAATCGACTCCCTGTGGAACAAGGATGTCAGGGAACTCAAGATTGGTTCTCGCAAGCAGGTGACCCCACCCCAAATGGCCAGGGTCACTCGTATTCAAAAAAAGCCGAAGGGGCTCGGCGTGCGCGCGGCTCGTTTCCGAGAAGAGCTTGAGGTCGACCTCTTCCCCTTGGTCCATTTAAAAACAACGGCAGCCAAGCAGCTGAAGCGACGAATCCGACTGGTCAAGCGACTCGAATTGCATCCCGGTGTGAGAAAGGTCGTGTCGGCGGATTTTCATGGAAACGGCACTTCGGCTAGGCTGGAGATGATCCCCGAGCAAACCCTGTCCAAGCTATTAGACGATCAGACTCAAGCGCAAACTCTCAAATCCATTTCCATCAGTTTTCAATTGGCATCGGTGCTCGTGGCTGGGCATTCAATCGGCCTGGTTCACGGAAATCTCAAACCGTCGAGCATCTACCTTCGAGCAGATGATTCCATCCTGATTGACTTTCTCGATGAGGCGTGCACTGCAGATGCTTCTGATCTTCAATTCCAAGGGACCGATGCATATTTCACTGCTCCCGAAGTCGCACAGGGTATGCGAAAAGCGGCGTCTGACGTTTATAGTCTTGCCGCAATTCTGACCTGGATGTTTCGAGCAGTCGCGAATGATCCGTCCGCAGCGATAACGTTCTCTTGCGACCGATTGGTAGAATGCTTGCCGCAGAATTCTCAATTCATCGCAGCCATCGATTCGTTGTGTGCAGCGATCGAACAGGGAAGGCATCCGGTTTCTTCCCAGCGTCCTACAGCCAGTGAAATGCTTGAACCATTGGGACAAATGGCGCAGCTGCTGGGCATCGATACGTCCGAAATCGAGCAGGCTTTGCTGAACTCCTGTGCCGGATCCACCGCTTCAGTGATTCAATCAATGTCGTGCTTTGCAAGCAGTCACACCAATCAGGTCGCCGCGATCGAGCTGGGCCCAGACTCTCGGCTCGGCCGCTATCGAATTTTAGAGAAGCTCGGTGAAGGCGGCATGGCAGAGGTTTATCGCGCCATCGACTCGGCTGATGAAAGCACCGTGGCGATCAAAATATTGAAACCGGACGTCGTTGGAGATGGTGAATCGCTGAGACGGCTCCGCAAAGAAGCAAGAATGCTGGGAGAAATTAGTAACCCGCATGTTGTGCGACTACTGGACATCCAAGAAGATGCGGGAGTCCGCTATATCGTGATGGAGTATGTCGCCGGCGACAATCTGCGCTCCCTCATCAAGCAGTCGGCACCCATGGATGAAATGACAGCACTGATGATCATTCGCGATGCAGCGCGAGGATTGGCTGAAGCCCATCGACTGGGGATTATTCATCGTGACATCAAACCTGAGAATATCCTGCTGGATAGCCAGAGCGCGTCGCAGTTTCTACAAGAGTCAGCAAAGAACAAGTTCAGTGACAGTTGCACCCTCCAGGCTTGTTCGGACTGGCAAGTCAAACTCACAGATTTCGGTCTGGCGCGGCACGTCGAACAAACGGAGTCGCTCAACATGACTCTCTCGGGCATGATCGTAGGAACGATTGCTTACATGTCGCCGGAGCAATTCGGAGAAGCCAACAAGATCGCTCCTGCCGCCGATGTTTATGCACTGGGAGCGACGCTCTTCGAAATGCTGACAGGCAGTCGCCCGTATCCGGCAGACAATCTCATGGAATTAGTCCAACTCCACAGTATTGGCCCGTTGCCAGACTTAACCCATTCCAACCCCTCTGCCACTCCTGAAATCGCTCAGTTCCTCCGACGGGCGCTGGCAAAAAATCCAGCGGAGCGTTATCTCGACGCCTCGCAATTTCTTGAGGACATGGAACGACTGTTGGATGGTCTACTAAAAACATCGCAACCAGTGGTTTCCTATTGA
- a CDS encoding sensor histidine kinase: MTQPDESFDSHFGTHHPSLTETDAPARIALDASLAAVITINEQGVIESVNAAANRLFGSGEADMVGQHLRNLMTSPDRENCAEYLAKYLATGRKNFIGRGREVMGQRLDGTIFSMLLSVNEVWLGEQRKFTAVACDITNLGKAIGKLEETESRSRAILQSAADAVITIDERGEIESLNATAENLFGYSHNELIGQNISLLMPSPYREDHDNYINAYLRTGQRKILGISRDVVGCRKDGTTFPMELAVSEAKPGGQRHFTAIIRDITSRKAAERQLKYFASQLQERNLELSRSNEELERFTYAVSHDLKSPLVTIKGFVGRLQRHVEAGEFNEIEDYLSRISNAADRMGSLLDNLLTYSRVGRVVNPHEDIPLADLAREVIELCDISIQDRGMQVTLNEQLPVIRGDRFRLVELLQNLVENSVKFTKDVPNPQLEIGTFTKWQQTVCYVRDNGIGIEQPQQQHIFNLFEQLNREVPGSGIGLAMAKRIVESHGGRIWVESDGIGSGCTMCFTLPAAENSSS, translated from the coding sequence ATGACGCAACCCGACGAATCTTTTGATTCGCATTTTGGGACACACCACCCATCTTTGACGGAAACCGATGCACCTGCGCGCATAGCCCTTGACGCCTCGTTAGCTGCCGTGATCACCATTAACGAGCAAGGCGTGATTGAGTCCGTCAATGCTGCAGCAAATCGACTGTTCGGCTCTGGGGAGGCCGATATGGTCGGTCAGCACCTGCGCAATTTGATGACCTCGCCGGACCGGGAAAACTGTGCCGAATATTTAGCCAAATATCTCGCAACCGGACGCAAGAATTTCATCGGCAGAGGGCGGGAGGTCATGGGGCAACGCCTGGACGGCACGATATTTTCGATGCTGTTGTCCGTTAATGAGGTTTGGTTGGGAGAGCAACGTAAGTTCACCGCTGTGGCCTGCGACATCACGAACCTAGGCAAGGCGATTGGAAAACTTGAAGAAACCGAATCGCGCTCGCGGGCGATTTTGCAATCAGCAGCCGACGCAGTGATCACAATCGATGAACGGGGCGAAATTGAATCGCTCAATGCCACCGCCGAAAACCTGTTCGGCTATTCACACAACGAACTGATTGGTCAGAACATATCGCTGCTCATGCCGTCGCCATACCGTGAGGACCATGACAACTACATCAATGCCTATCTTCGTACCGGTCAACGGAAAATTCTTGGTATCAGTCGCGATGTCGTTGGTTGTCGGAAAGATGGAACTACGTTTCCCATGGAATTGGCCGTCAGTGAGGCGAAACCAGGCGGTCAGCGACATTTTACGGCAATCATCCGAGACATCACCAGCCGCAAAGCAGCGGAACGGCAATTGAAGTACTTTGCTTCGCAACTTCAGGAACGCAATCTGGAATTGAGCCGCAGCAATGAAGAGCTGGAACGCTTTACCTATGCAGTCTCCCACGATTTGAAAAGTCCATTGGTCACGATCAAAGGTTTTGTCGGCCGGTTGCAGCGCCACGTGGAGGCCGGCGAATTCAATGAGATTGAGGATTACCTGTCGCGGATCAGTAACGCCGCTGATCGCATGGGATCTCTGCTGGACAATTTGTTGACGTATTCACGCGTGGGCCGTGTCGTCAATCCTCACGAAGACATCCCACTGGCCGATCTGGCGCGGGAAGTGATCGAACTCTGCGATATTTCAATCCAAGACCGCGGAATGCAGGTCACCCTCAATGAGCAATTGCCGGTGATCCGAGGCGACCGTTTTCGGCTGGTCGAGTTGCTGCAAAACCTGGTGGAAAATTCCGTGAAATTCACAAAGGATGTCCCCAACCCGCAACTCGAGATCGGCACGTTTACGAAATGGCAACAAACGGTTTGTTATGTGCGCGACAATGGAATTGGAATCGAACAGCCTCAGCAGCAACACATTTTCAATTTGTTTGAACAATTGAATCGTGAAGTGCCAGGGTCAGGCATTGGACTGGCCATGGCAAAACGTATCGTGGAGTCCCACGGTGGAAGGATCTGGGTGGAGTCCGACGGAATTGGCAGTGGGTGTACGATGTGCTTCACATTGCCAGCGGCTGAAAACTCTTCCTCTTAA
- a CDS encoding ECF-type sigma factor, with product MERNDSVMTSVEGLKQGNELAAHDLWNRYFSQLVALARNKLPLHVKRSFDEEDVALSAFHSLCTGLQESRFPDLEDRDNLWAILVVITTRKAMRRMRTNTALKRGGGDLLGESVFMKRPSTRDFGIENIIGGKPTPEFADQLCEASTLLLESLPDESFKQIAQLKLAGYSVDEIATQTKRSPRTINRRLNLIRKIWKEHRFKSADEYE from the coding sequence ATGGAACGCAATGATTCTGTGATGACATCGGTCGAGGGTCTCAAGCAAGGCAATGAACTGGCTGCGCATGATCTCTGGAACCGGTACTTCAGTCAGCTTGTCGCATTGGCCAGAAACAAACTTCCCTTACATGTCAAACGCTCCTTTGACGAGGAAGATGTCGCACTGAGTGCTTTTCATAGTCTTTGTACCGGGTTGCAGGAGAGCCGGTTTCCGGACCTGGAAGACCGCGACAATCTGTGGGCGATTCTTGTGGTCATCACAACCCGCAAAGCGATGCGCCGCATGCGCACGAATACGGCATTGAAGCGAGGCGGCGGGGATCTTTTGGGGGAATCCGTTTTCATGAAACGTCCCTCAACCCGTGATTTTGGAATCGAAAATATTATCGGAGGAAAACCGACTCCCGAATTTGCGGACCAGTTGTGTGAAGCATCCACGCTGTTACTTGAAAGCCTACCCGACGAATCCTTCAAACAAATCGCTCAACTGAAACTGGCCGGGTATTCCGTTGATGAAATCGCAACTCAGACAAAACGCAGTCCACGTACCATCAATCGACGATTAAACTTGATCCGCAAAATCTGGAAAGAACACAGGTTTAAAAGTGCTGATGAATACGAATGA
- a CDS encoding response regulator — MQLERTRILLVEDDMDHAKLIKECFEDQRLTSHITHLPDGQAALDYLLHQGEYSENDPNSNPDLILLDLRLRRVDGLKVLRTIKTTEGIKRIPVIILTTSSADRDLCEAYDLHANSYLVKPIGFDDFCRLIQDLETYWTNWNRQPTYVTQGARSGDEQNTSVAR, encoded by the coding sequence ATGCAGCTTGAACGAACGCGGATTTTGTTGGTCGAAGACGACATGGATCACGCCAAACTAATCAAGGAGTGTTTTGAAGATCAACGTTTAACAAGTCACATCACGCATCTGCCGGACGGTCAAGCGGCACTGGATTATTTGTTGCATCAAGGTGAGTACTCTGAAAACGATCCAAACTCAAACCCGGACTTGATACTCCTCGACCTGCGTCTGCGACGCGTTGATGGATTGAAAGTCTTGCGAACGATTAAGACGACTGAGGGGATCAAACGCATTCCTGTGATCATCCTCACGACCTCCAGTGCGGATCGGGACCTCTGCGAAGCCTATGACCTGCACGCCAACAGCTATTTAGTCAAGCCGATTGGATTTGATGATTTCTGCAGATTAATCCAAGATCTAGAAACCTACTGGACCAACTGGAATCGACAGCCAACTTATGTGACACAGGGAGCAAGGAGTGGCGACGAACAAAACACGAGTGTTGCTCGTTGA
- a CDS encoding ATP-binding protein, whose product MATNKTRVLLVEDDDNHAFLIQSAFTDHKRQWQIEIAKTIEEARQNLNESPPELVIVDFVLPDGRGTELLPASRTSMCVPYILMTSQGNEAVAVEAIKGGALDYVVKSEFSLAEMPRTAERVLREWELIVERQRAKDRENELFSLLAHADRKNAMGEMATALAHEVNQPLAAIANYAGTCLTVLPQNEERYDELRDALLRIDQQVRRAGDIIRRLKCYVSKSVPETSLVGLNHLILEVANLVRVALKSHNVELELQLDDSLPQIRVDTVQIQQVIVNLVQNALESMVDMEPPERIVRVITTSNSDNVSVDISDCGRGIPHELSEKLFEPHFTTKSQGLGMGLTISRRIIEDHDGQLTCSANPKHGSTFRFSLPKGEQTALDV is encoded by the coding sequence GTGGCGACGAACAAAACACGAGTGTTGCTCGTTGAGGACGACGATAATCACGCGTTTTTGATTCAGTCAGCCTTCACGGATCATAAACGGCAATGGCAGATAGAAATCGCCAAGACAATCGAGGAGGCGCGCCAAAATCTTAACGAGTCGCCACCGGAGTTGGTCATCGTCGATTTCGTCCTCCCGGACGGACGGGGAACCGAACTGCTGCCGGCATCGCGTACCTCGATGTGCGTACCGTATATCTTGATGACGAGCCAAGGAAACGAGGCGGTCGCTGTTGAAGCGATCAAAGGGGGCGCGCTGGACTACGTCGTCAAGTCCGAGTTCTCACTCGCGGAAATGCCGCGTACCGCCGAAAGGGTGCTTAGAGAATGGGAATTGATTGTCGAACGCCAACGGGCCAAGGACCGCGAAAATGAACTCTTCTCGCTGCTCGCACACGCCGATCGCAAAAACGCGATGGGAGAAATGGCCACCGCACTGGCCCACGAAGTGAACCAACCGCTGGCGGCAATCGCAAACTATGCCGGAACGTGCCTGACTGTGCTTCCCCAAAACGAGGAGCGGTACGACGAACTTCGGGATGCGCTATTACGGATTGACCAACAGGTCCGCCGCGCCGGAGACATCATTCGTCGGTTGAAATGCTACGTGTCCAAAAGTGTTCCGGAAACCTCGCTGGTCGGCTTAAACCATTTGATCCTTGAGGTTGCTAACCTCGTTCGCGTCGCCTTGAAATCGCACAATGTAGAACTTGAGTTGCAGCTGGATGACAGCCTCCCCCAGATACGTGTTGATACTGTCCAAATTCAACAAGTGATCGTGAATCTAGTACAAAACGCCCTAGAATCCATGGTAGACATGGAACCGCCAGAGCGCATCGTCCGCGTCATCACGACATCGAACTCCGACAACGTGAGCGTCGATATTTCCGATTGTGGCCGCGGCATTCCCCACGAATTGTCCGAGAAATTGTTCGAGCCGCATTTTACGACCAAATCGCAAGGCTTGGGGATGGGCCTAACCATCAGCCGCAGGATCATCGAGGATCACGACGGACAACTCACATGCAGCGCCAACCCCAAGCACGGCTCCACGTTTCGCTTCAGCCTGCCCAAAGGTGAGCAAACGGCTCTGGACGTCTAA
- a CDS encoding response regulator transcription factor, translating to MNNQTVILVDDDQSVRESLEWMLREEQLCVDAYPSPKNLLSEYDADKPGCLVLDLRLPDMTGIELHDQLVERGCRHPFIIMTGHGEVLDATQAMRSGAVDFIEKPLDRKLFLARVHEALERDQLQRSEHLRRQDLEFRLTKLTPREREVLTLVVEGLLTKQIAGQLGISIKTVEVHRSNVTRKMGVESVVQLVRLCSDHFLLDNSDIRESS from the coding sequence ATGAATAATCAAACCGTAATCCTCGTGGATGATGATCAATCCGTTCGAGAGTCACTCGAGTGGATGCTGCGAGAGGAACAGTTATGCGTCGATGCCTATCCCTCGCCAAAAAATCTGCTCTCAGAGTATGACGCGGACAAACCTGGTTGTCTGGTTCTCGATTTACGGTTGCCCGATATGACCGGCATCGAGTTGCATGATCAACTGGTTGAAAGAGGATGTCGGCATCCATTTATCATCATGACGGGACATGGCGAAGTCCTCGATGCCACACAGGCCATGCGGTCGGGGGCGGTGGATTTCATTGAAAAACCGCTGGACCGGAAGCTGTTTCTTGCCCGCGTGCATGAAGCGCTTGAGAGAGATCAGTTGCAACGTAGCGAACATCTGCGTCGTCAAGATTTGGAGTTCCGTCTTACTAAGCTGACTCCGCGAGAACGTGAAGTATTAACGCTGGTTGTCGAGGGGCTATTGACCAAACAAATTGCGGGACAGCTGGGGATTTCGATTAAGACGGTGGAAGTGCATCGCAGCAACGTGACCAGAAAAATGGGGGTTGAATCTGTGGTGCAATTAGTGCGGCTTTGTTCTGACCATTTTTTGCTAGACAATTCTGACATCAGGGAAAGTTCGTAG
- a CDS encoding PEP-CTERM sorting domain-containing protein, whose translation MRSLLVAAVLTAVTSMSTSAYGGLIHTGLPTDFLSYNLLNPVKAAGSIFVADECNLSSFTLNVGAVANGGNFRAIVMDTVSGLPHGNPIWHSDLTPIPSSIAEVTFTPNIELTPGESYFIGFDVGAFTDATGNLNIGTVSTGTLLTDGGVFQNLLGLDIWTPLLDLNLATSIVMDCDELGDCLHDVHCPDPDPAPAVPEPSSAVLLGIGVLGLACHRWRRVKRVAAKRA comes from the coding sequence ATGAGAAGCCTATTGGTTGCCGCTGTCCTTACTGCAGTCACGTCCATGTCCACGTCCGCTTATGGTGGCTTGATCCATACTGGATTGCCCACCGACTTTCTCAGTTACAACTTGCTCAACCCAGTGAAAGCAGCAGGTTCAATATTCGTCGCCGACGAATGCAACCTCTCATCTTTTACGCTGAATGTTGGGGCTGTTGCCAACGGTGGAAACTTTCGTGCCATCGTTATGGATACGGTGTCGGGTCTTCCGCACGGTAATCCGATTTGGCACAGTGATTTGACGCCGATCCCGTCGTCAATTGCGGAAGTCACCTTCACACCCAATATCGAACTGACACCGGGTGAAAGTTACTTCATCGGTTTTGATGTTGGAGCATTCACCGATGCAACCGGTAACCTAAATATTGGTACTGTCTCGACCGGAACGCTCTTAACCGACGGCGGTGTTTTTCAAAACCTCCTCGGATTAGACATCTGGACCCCATTGCTTGATCTCAATCTTGCGACATCAATCGTCATGGACTGCGACGAACTTGGTGATTGCCTTCACGATGTGCATTGTCCCGATCCCGACCCTGCACCAGCCGTCCCGGAACCATCCAGTGCTGTGCTTTTGGGCATTGGCGTGCTCGGTTTGGCATGCCACCGTTGGCGCCGTGTGAAACGGGTCGCTGCAAAACGTGCCTAA
- a CDS encoding response regulator, with protein MPPVNRILAVDDNPINLEIIKELFAAEFELQLVDNGKDALKVAQECPPDVVLLDVMMPDLNGYEVCSHFKSDPTLRHSQVIMVSANTELQDRLQGYQTGADDYVTRPFNPDELYAKVCVNLRNKSIFDDARTQIEDFSGATAEVLELLSNLDQTESGKHLDRIRIYSRLLASELRQDSACSEIDEAFLRKLEQASPLHDVGKIALPDELLNKKEKLTSEERSQLERHTLIGHDILKGLVLKCPRTDFFSMAAEIARWHHESFDGSGYPDGLRKGEIPLAARIVKLVDVFDALTTHEPGAAPPDPVDVRDYLTGQVASKFDPRLLDAMLNCFDDLRTVCQMYQTEKSANL; from the coding sequence ATGCCACCGGTAAATCGTATTCTGGCGGTCGACGATAATCCGATTAATCTAGAGATCATCAAGGAGTTATTCGCAGCAGAATTCGAACTCCAATTAGTCGACAACGGGAAGGATGCTCTCAAGGTTGCGCAAGAGTGTCCACCGGATGTGGTGTTGTTGGACGTCATGATGCCTGACCTGAATGGCTATGAAGTCTGCAGCCATTTCAAGTCCGACCCCACTCTTCGCCACAGCCAAGTGATTATGGTCTCTGCCAACACCGAACTCCAAGACCGACTGCAAGGCTATCAAACCGGCGCCGACGACTACGTCACGCGGCCGTTTAATCCGGATGAACTCTATGCCAAGGTCTGCGTCAATTTACGTAACAAATCGATTTTTGACGATGCCCGAACACAAATCGAAGACTTCAGCGGGGCGACCGCTGAGGTACTGGAACTTCTTTCCAATCTTGACCAAACCGAATCGGGCAAACATCTCGATCGAATTCGCATCTACTCCCGTCTGTTGGCCAGCGAACTGCGCCAAGATTCCGCCTGCTCAGAAATCGACGAGGCCTTTCTCCGAAAACTAGAGCAAGCCAGCCCTTTGCACGACGTCGGAAAAATTGCCTTGCCCGATGAACTGTTAAACAAAAAGGAGAAATTGACCTCCGAAGAACGCTCGCAACTAGAACGCCATACACTGATCGGGCATGACATTCTCAAAGGTCTGGTTCTGAAATGCCCCCGAACGGATTTCTTTTCGATGGCAGCAGAGATCGCCCGCTGGCATCACGAATCATTTGACGGCAGCGGATATCCTGACGGATTGCGGAAAGGTGAAATCCCCCTGGCTGCGCGCATCGTCAAGCTTGTCGATGTATTTGATGCATTGACCACGCACGAACCAGGTGCCGCCCCTCCCGACCCGGTTGATGTTCGAGACTATTTAACCGGTCAGGTTGCATCGAAATTCGATCCCCGTCTGCTCGATGCGATGTTGAACTGTTTTGACGACTTACGCACCGTTTGCCAGATGTATCAAACCGAAAAATCCGCGAACCTGTGA